ATACTGCCAGAAAACATCATTAATCTGCCAAAATACGGTTCTTACAATATCCACCCTTCCCTTTTGCCAAAATACAGAGGGCCCTCCCCTGTTCAATTTGCCATTTTAAGCGGAGATGAAAAAACCGGCGTTTCTATTTTCAAAATGAACGAAAAAATGGATGAAGGAGATATAATTGCAAAAAAAGAAATATCAATTTTCCCTAAAGACACTTCTTTTTCACTTTTAGATAAAATTGCCGCTCTTTCTCTTTTACTTTTACTTGAAACAATTCCAAAAATCATAAGTAAAGATGTAAAGCTGGAAAAACAAGACGATAAAAAGGCAACCTATAGTAAGATAATAAGGAAAGAGGACGGTAAAATAAGCTGGGATAAAACAGCAAAAGAAATAGAAAGGAAAATAAGAGCATTCACGCCATGGCCCGGAGTATTTACTTTTTGGAAAAAAAATGATAAAAGTTTTTTACGAATAAAGATTATTGAATCTGAAGCGATAAAGGAGGAAAACTTCAAAAAGGGGGAAGTTTTTAAATCCAAAGACAAATTCCCCGCCGTAAAATGCAAAGAAGGAGCCCTTATTTTAAAAAAAATACAAGTAGAAGGCAAAAATCCCGTCTCCGGAAAAGATTTCCTGATGGGAAATAACGATTTTATAAAAACAAAACTATGATTCCATACTCAAAAATTGAAAAAGGAATAAGAATATTGATAGACAAAAACCCGTATGAAATAGTCGAGGCCTCTTCAATGTTTAAAGGAAGAGGGCATTCCGTTCTTCAGGCAAAAATGAAAAACCTTATCACCGGAGAAATACTTTCAAAAACCTTTCACCCTTCTGATATTTTTGAGGAAGCGGAAATATCAAGAATAAACTGCAAATTTCTTTATTCTCACAGAGATAAATATTTCTTTTCTGAAAGCTCCGATTCTAAAAAAAGATTCGAGATGGATGAAAGTAAAATAAAAGAGATAGCAAAGCTTTTAAAACCGAACATGGAAGTTGAAGGAGTCGTTTTCAATGATAAAATAGTAAATATCAATTTGCCGATTAAAATAAAAATTAAAGTGCAGTCGGCGCCCCCTGGAATAAGAGGAGACAGGGCCCA
The nucleotide sequence above comes from Candidatus Paceibacterota bacterium. Encoded proteins:
- the fmt gene encoding methionyl-tRNA formyltransferase, with amino-acid sequence MESKIVFFGTPRFGAVILEGLAKSKFKPCLLVTKKDRLGNRGKIAIPETKIIAQKHKIKVLQKEKKDEIYKELKKISPDIIIVAAYSKILPENIINLPKYGSYNIHPSLLPKYRGPSPVQFAILSGDEKTGVSIFKMNEKMDEGDIIAKKEISIFPKDTSFSLLDKIAALSLLLLLETIPKIISKDVKLEKQDDKKATYSKIIRKEDGKISWDKTAKEIERKIRAFTPWPGVFTFWKKNDKSFLRIKIIESEAIKEENFKKGEVFKSKDKFPAVKCKEGALILKKIQVEGKNPVSGKDFLMGNNDFIKTKL
- a CDS encoding elongation factor P — encoded protein: MIPYSKIEKGIRILIDKNPYEIVEASSMFKGRGHSVLQAKMKNLITGEILSKTFHPSDIFEEAEISRINCKFLYSHRDKYFFSESSDSKKRFEMDESKIKEIAKLLKPNMEVEGVVFNDKIVNINLPIKIKIKVQSAPPGIRGDRAQGGTKAVVLETGKEINVPLFIEEGDIIEINTETKEYVRRVEKG